Sequence from the Platichthys flesus chromosome 2, fPlaFle2.1, whole genome shotgun sequence genome:
AAGTTGaacagaccaatcacagctcctCGTGGAGAGTCACGTATGCTGGGCAGTGCTTGCACACAGAGAACAAGAGCCTGTGAATGACAAATTTGACCTTAGCTGGCCGTATGGCTGTCTGTAGGTGACACGCTGTCAGGTGAGGGATCTGAAGTAGAAGGTGTAGCGTCAGTTTCAGGGGATAAGGCGGAGCCCTCGGTCGCGGCAGCAGAGGCGGCGCCGCTGTCAGACTCTGCTTGGCTGGAACTCTCTTTATCTTCCTCCTGAGGATAGAGCTCAGGGTACTTCTGCATGCACTCTTGCATGTTGCGGAAGTTGTCGATGCACTCCGAGCCCTTGACCTCTTCTGAGCTGTAGTGGAAGCAGGAGAACGCCTCTTTGAACTGAGACCCGCATGGTCCGCTGGCCATGCCGCCCAGGCACGGGCAGTTCCAGTTGATGTCTCCACTGGGCAGGATCAGGCCTGAAGAGACAGGAAACCACACAATGACAAGTCGGCAGGATGAGTGtaagagcaaaacaaaaaggtggTAGTGTATATTTTGTGGGGGTGTTAAACAGCCACAGTTCATatcttttgtattattttataatttttttggggGAGGGGGACTTGAATGTACCCGGGGGAAGGGGGGTCTGCAATTTGTGAGTTATAGGTAAAACTAGGATAAGCCAAGCTTCAACTGCAGGTGTAATTACTGAATTGCAATTGGACCGAAATAGCTGTAAGACAATAAAATAGGTTTAAAGTGTAATATTTATAAAGTATACATTTTTCCTCAACTTGAAATAGAATAAGAATTACTTGATCGAGATGTTAAGTGTTAATTTTGAAACGAAGGTAATGACAGCGATCACCAGGGCTGTGCTCAAGAAATCGATATGGACTTCCTGACACGGTCAGTGGCTCTCAGGTTGTGGACAATGAGGTATCGGATTAAAAATATATGAGTTAATCATGTTAAAGTCTAAATCAGTTGTTGAGGACTATTTTCAGCGGTAGCGGTTTGTGTGAAATATTGAGTCAAAATAAACTAGTGTGTGATCGCACAGTAATGAAGTGTTACAGTGGCGTGCTTTAGTACTAAGAGCTTCACCAGTTTGGTTACACTATTGATGGCATTTGCCTTCAATAACAGTAGCTAATATCACCAGACCTTTTCTCTGAGGGATCAATGTGTCTCAGTTCCTCTTACAATAACTTATTGACAAACCTTGCTCCTCGTACGGATCGTTGGGATCATCTGCCACCAGCTCAGCATTGCTGGGCGCCTCATGGTCTTCCTTGGTCACAAAGATAATGCGATCTTTAccttaaataagaaaaatgacGGTTAACACAAACGATTGAGTAAGACACCTGGTCCTGGATGATAAGCTATTATCTTATGATGTAGGATTAGGCTTTTCCGTTAATTCTAGAATGAACACGGTGTTGTTGTGGTGTTTGGCCGACATGTGACCCCAGGGGGCGCTCTCTCTGTCAATAGCTATGACTTAACCTGCTCTACCGTCTGACATCTCAGTCTCTAACACTAACTGCTAACCCTTTGGCAGCTTTCCCCGTTTGTCACTTCGCCTATGTGTCGAGTTACTGCAGCGATTATAGCGGAGAGGTGCCATGAAACTAGAAATAATACATGTGAATCTAgagccctgctgctgctgggggctGAGCTCCCCCCGCATCGAGCGCAGTTAGCTAACCTTCCGCGAGTTACCGCTGTTTCTGGAGAGTTAGCCAGGTAGCATGGCGGCTAGCTCGTTGACATTGCTCAGCGACGAGCtggaaatgaatgaaagaggAGGCGACATTACCTTCCTGCCTGCAGTACGACATGTCTGCCGGTGCTTCTGTCCGTCGAGCCTCGTCCTCAGCGCTGAAAGGTCACCAGTGGGAGAggaattacacaaacacagcgaCGATTTCATCTGACAAACCACCCGGCGTCCAACGAGCCCGTTACCCCTCTGACCTGCCCACATGCGGACGCACACTGATGAcgtcataaaaaaaatgtatgggaagaaaataaataagtttAGTATTTTTAAGTAATTCAATTAAACCcattgaaaataattaaatcaaataagaAATGTATTCATATATAGGCAATTTTTCATAATCAAtatttcataataaagataattcATACGTTTTCTTTTCACTACTTCTGTTAAATCAAAATAACCTTCAAGAGCTTCACCATTTTACCTTACCACAAACACAGTTTCCTGTCAATACAACTTTAAGAAGACATCTTCTGCAGGAGTTTCACTGCAGCTTTATTTGTGTGCATGAGCAGGTAGTGGTGGTGATATCTGTATATGTGTGAACAGCTTAATAGATACAAGGCCACAGATTTGCATTTGAAGAGCTGAGTGATGAAAAAGggaatttggaaaaaaaagggTATTAAAGTACAAATTAAGGAAAAATATCCTCAAGAATGTTTCATCacaaaaccctaaccctaacatatcCAATCAATTCACTTCCCAAAACTTATTTTTGGGGAATGTCATCAGCTGATAAACATAGTAATAAGTACTGTCTTAATTAAGTGGACTTAAGACTTTTCATTTCTACTCACTCGTTTTATGGTCAAATTAAAGCATCATTTAATGCAAAACATGAATGTGATGCTCTTTTAGTGCTGTGTTAACAGCTTGAATAGTAAAATCTATTGTGTACTCTTCTCTAAGTTAAACAGAAGCATGTGGTTGCATGTTGTGTGGTTCTACTGTAATCATTGTCAAATCCACTTGAAGCAATCAATAACCTATTTTTATATGCAATGATCTTGATGATTGTGCCAACAAATAATATCTTGTATTCTGTTCAGATCATGCTGtgacaaagaaaaaggagacaatagaaatacaaacacaatttccacgttatatggaaaaaaaatccgttttttttattaactcaATTATGTCTGTTACATAAagtaaaaaccaaaacaaaccccTTTTTCAGTCCCTATCAAACCCACCCTCATCCCGACCATCTCGGCAGTATTGTGCAACGACTCAGTCTGGGAATAAAAGAGCGTGacgaaacagaaaaaacacttcTCTTTGAGGACCCAGACACAGGACAAACACTGTGCCCCACATAAGACCAGAGTGAATATGAACACAGTCCAAAATTTGAAATATCAAAATTAAGAGAAATGACAACCAGCAAGAGTTTGTCTGTGATTAACAGAAACCTTATGAGTACATACTAGTTTATACTTAGGGCCCTTGAAACCTCAAGCTTGATTGCTATGTGATGAACATGGCATGGCTTTCTTTCAGCTCCCCTCTGAGATGTCCAGGCACGGTGCTTTCAGCTTGAAATTAGCACTagcatgttgttgttgtctgagTGTTGACTGAACATGCTGTAGATGCCTGAGGTAGTCAGAGACAGCACCTCACACCTGTGTGCTTTCAGGCATTATTCAGCTGATAAGACAGTCAGTGGGGATTTAGGCAGCCTGCAGAGAGATGGGTGATAGTTCTTGGAATATAAAGGATtgaagagacacaacacaatgctCACCACTGGGAGTAACCCACACAGTTATCAAGCTGCTGGTGGGGAAACAAAGACTGATTGTGCCAAAACAAtgcattataaaaaataatcatgAGAGGGGGTGGATGCtttgtgtctggtgtgtgtcaCAAGGTTGGTATTTTCTAGAAGAGCAGTGCGCCCATGCTGCCCACTTCACTCTGCTCCTTCACAAAGATCTCAAAGTACTGGTAGATGATGGTCACAGCCAAGAGGATTCCTGTACCCGAACCGATAGCacccaggaaatctgccatgaCAGACAGACCACCTATACACAGACCACCAAAGGCAGCAGCTGTGGGGATGTACCTGCAAATAACAAATAAGAATTATAAGCAAACATTT
This genomic interval carries:
- the chchd4a gene encoding mitochondrial intermembrane space import and assembly protein 40, which produces MSYCRQEGKDRIIFVTKEDHEAPSNAELVADDPNDPYEEQGLILPSGDINWNCPCLGGMASGPCGSQFKEAFSCFHYSSEEVKGSECIDNFRNMQECMQKYPELYPQEEDKESSSQAESDSGAASAAATEGSALSPETDATPSTSDPSPDSVSPTDSHTAS